One genomic window of Actinoplanes lobatus includes the following:
- a CDS encoding MATE family efflux transporter has product MSPPADAPAPPQRTATARRIAGLALPALVVLAAEPLYVLVDTAVVGHLGAVPLAAVAIGGTVMSVAAWFGTLMAYGTTGRAARRFGAGDRPAAIAEGVQASWMALAAGVLLALLGLAGAGPLTSLLAGDPETAEAAAGWLRIAALGAPGLLLAAAGNGWMRGVQDTRRPLWIVLGANVLSAILCPVLVYPAGLGLTGSAIANVTAQSLGGALFLAALVRETRALRPVPSIIVSQLVLGRDLLIRGAAFQACFLSATAVAARFGVAAVGAHQIVLQLWFFAALALDAVAIAAQSLVGASLGAGDEREARDVARRVTLAGGVSALAFAALAAAGAAVVPGWFSDDPAVHEQAAVIWPWFVALLPFAGVVYALDGVLIGAGDVAFLRTVTVLSALLGFLPAIWLAYAFDLGLGGVWAGLGLFTLGRFVSLMWRWRSPYWVVTGVTR; this is encoded by the coding sequence ATGAGCCCGCCTGCCGATGCGCCCGCCCCGCCGCAGCGCACCGCGACCGCCCGCCGGATCGCCGGTCTGGCGCTGCCCGCACTCGTGGTGCTGGCCGCCGAGCCGCTCTACGTACTGGTGGACACGGCGGTCGTCGGGCATCTCGGCGCCGTCCCACTGGCCGCCGTCGCCATCGGCGGCACGGTCATGTCGGTGGCCGCCTGGTTCGGCACGCTCATGGCGTACGGGACCACCGGCCGCGCGGCCCGTCGCTTCGGCGCCGGAGACCGGCCCGCCGCCATCGCCGAGGGGGTCCAGGCCTCCTGGATGGCGCTCGCCGCCGGCGTCCTGCTGGCCCTGCTCGGCCTGGCCGGCGCCGGCCCGCTCACCAGCCTGCTGGCCGGTGACCCGGAGACCGCCGAGGCGGCCGCCGGCTGGCTGCGGATCGCCGCCCTGGGCGCGCCCGGCCTGCTGCTGGCCGCGGCCGGGAACGGCTGGATGCGCGGTGTCCAGGACACCCGCCGGCCACTCTGGATCGTCCTCGGCGCCAACGTGCTGTCCGCGATCCTCTGCCCGGTCCTGGTCTATCCGGCGGGCCTCGGCCTGACCGGCTCGGCCATCGCCAACGTCACGGCGCAGAGCCTCGGCGGCGCCCTCTTCCTGGCCGCGCTGGTCCGCGAGACCCGGGCGCTGCGGCCGGTGCCGTCGATCATCGTGAGCCAGCTGGTGCTCGGCCGCGACCTGCTGATCCGCGGCGCGGCGTTCCAGGCCTGCTTCCTGTCGGCGACCGCGGTGGCGGCCCGGTTCGGCGTCGCGGCGGTCGGCGCCCACCAGATCGTTCTGCAACTCTGGTTCTTCGCGGCGCTCGCCCTGGACGCGGTCGCGATCGCCGCGCAGTCGCTGGTCGGGGCGTCGCTCGGGGCCGGCGACGAACGCGAGGCCCGGGACGTGGCCCGTCGCGTCACCCTGGCCGGCGGGGTGTCCGCCCTGGCCTTCGCGGCGCTCGCGGCGGCCGGCGCCGCGGTGGTGCCCGGGTGGTTCAGCGACGACCCGGCGGTCCACGAGCAGGCCGCCGTCATCTGGCCGTGGTTCGTGGCGCTGCTGCCGTTCGCCGGGGTGGTCTACGCCCTCGACGGTGTGCTCATCGGGGCCGGGGACGTGGCCTTCCTGCGTACCGTCACGGTGCTGTCCGCGCTGCTCGGCTTCCTGCCGGCGATCTGGCTGGCCTACGCGTTCGACCTGGGGCTCGGCGGTGTCTGGGCCGGACTCGGGCTGTTCACCCTGGGCCGGTTCGTGTCACTGATGTGGCGGTGGCGGTCACCGTACTGGGTGGTCACCGGCGTCACCCGGTAG
- a CDS encoding DUF503 domain-containing protein, with protein sequence MYTETAVFDLLLPGDSHSLKQKRSYIRPILAMLKKFEVSAAEVGLHDLHGRALLGVAVVAADAAQARAVIDTCENQVAGRPEIELLSVKRRVYGDDD encoded by the coding sequence ATGTATACCGAGACCGCAGTTTTCGATCTGCTCCTGCCCGGTGACTCCCATTCGCTGAAGCAGAAGCGTTCCTACATCCGCCCGATTCTGGCGATGCTGAAGAAGTTCGAGGTCAGCGCCGCCGAGGTGGGCTTGCACGACCTGCATGGGCGGGCGCTGCTCGGGGTAGCCGTGGTGGCGGCGGACGCGGCCCAGGCCCGTGCCGTGATCGACACGTGCGAGAACCAGGTGGCCGGCCGTCCCGAGATCGAGCTGCTCTCGGTCAAGCGACGGGTCTACGGCGACGACGATTGA
- a CDS encoding ATP-binding response regulator yields MSLEWTRVVLLAAEITFAVLFLRALLAWRRRRDPLRRDVALVFAPFMVALCVDLLRLLLGPLPTAVNALNAAVLLAQPYLTLRLAGRLRSVPRVLTAAVLLGYVVVLALVATLPRPLPPWARIVFVVYFLGVELVAAGLLYGEARGRTGANRARLMIAAGATVAFGLVIVLRVGTRDSPLRAFGVVLALVSALGYLIAFQPPRRLRRHFAALAAQSVTERLVRAPADSPEQVWQTYAGIMRAQTGADAVAVLLHAADGTYHRIAYSGPDLPSTGPPIDGTLTRRHVPVRVREQPPALVSHFGAELADDYVRVLPMRVPPDVEGAVLLFNRHRNLFSEDDLGLLADLGGQAGLLAERQAITAELSASVAALTRAGQAKSDFLANMSHELRTPLNAIIGFSDLMRMEEPDGNRRRVPADWVDHVHGSGRHLLGLINDILDLSKVEAGRLELRLTPVRADTAIEDLLTALTPLFADKRLTVRTELAPVTAYADRLRFRQIVENLLSNAVKFTPEEGTITVSAGPAGDRVRVTVADTGVGIATADLERVFEEFQQAGDPNQRHSGTGLGLALTRRLVAAHHGEILLTSEPGVGSEFAVVLPGAPVATSSAGAGTGPYVLLIEDDPQSAELMRTHLGNAGYRVEVAGTGESGLALAREHRPDAVVLDVTLPGIDGWEVIRRFKADARLNAIPVFFASILDEAPAGLALGAHDYFVKPVDQSALISALANAIAARPVPRVLVVDHDDTVRQMIEDGLRAGGADVVACADGRDGLARSRSENFDLIVCDMQSPEEDGFSLLAAIEQDPSGRHTPVLGLSAAALASGDTTPLIATAMAGNAVAEAMTGNGWDGLPPLVHAPPPAARRPPQGHVAIKLRGAVPPPGSQP; encoded by the coding sequence ATGAGCTTGGAGTGGACCCGCGTCGTCCTCCTCGCCGCGGAGATCACCTTCGCGGTGCTGTTCCTGCGCGCGCTGCTCGCCTGGCGGCGCCGCCGCGATCCACTGCGACGTGACGTGGCCCTGGTCTTCGCCCCGTTCATGGTGGCGCTCTGCGTGGACCTGCTGCGCCTCCTGCTCGGGCCCCTGCCCACCGCGGTGAACGCGCTCAACGCCGCGGTGCTGCTGGCCCAGCCGTACCTCACGTTGCGCCTGGCCGGGCGGCTGCGCTCGGTCCCCCGGGTGCTGACCGCCGCGGTGCTGCTGGGCTACGTCGTGGTCCTCGCCCTGGTCGCGACCCTGCCCCGCCCGCTGCCGCCGTGGGCCCGGATCGTGTTCGTCGTCTACTTCCTCGGGGTGGAACTGGTCGCCGCCGGGCTGCTCTACGGCGAGGCGCGTGGACGTACCGGGGCGAACCGGGCACGGCTGATGATCGCGGCCGGCGCCACCGTCGCCTTCGGCCTGGTGATCGTGCTGCGGGTGGGTACCAGGGACTCGCCCCTTCGGGCATTCGGCGTGGTGCTGGCGCTGGTCAGCGCGCTCGGCTACCTCATCGCCTTCCAGCCGCCCCGCCGGCTGCGCCGGCACTTCGCGGCGCTCGCCGCCCAATCGGTCACCGAGCGGCTGGTACGAGCGCCGGCCGACTCACCGGAGCAGGTGTGGCAGACCTACGCCGGGATCATGCGGGCGCAGACCGGCGCCGACGCGGTGGCGGTCCTGCTGCACGCGGCGGACGGGACGTACCACCGGATCGCCTACTCCGGCCCCGATCTGCCCTCCACCGGGCCGCCGATCGACGGCACGCTGACCCGCCGCCACGTCCCGGTACGGGTCCGCGAACAGCCCCCCGCCCTGGTCTCCCACTTCGGCGCCGAACTGGCCGACGACTACGTCCGGGTCCTGCCGATGCGGGTGCCGCCGGACGTCGAGGGCGCGGTCCTGCTGTTCAACCGGCACCGCAACCTGTTCAGCGAGGACGACCTCGGACTGCTCGCCGACCTGGGCGGACAGGCCGGGCTGCTGGCCGAGCGGCAGGCGATCACCGCCGAGCTGAGCGCCTCGGTGGCCGCGCTCACCCGGGCCGGCCAGGCCAAGAGCGACTTCCTGGCGAACATGAGCCACGAGCTGCGCACCCCGCTCAACGCGATCATCGGGTTCAGCGACCTGATGCGGATGGAGGAACCGGACGGCAACCGCCGCCGGGTGCCCGCCGACTGGGTGGATCACGTCCACGGCAGCGGCCGCCACCTGCTCGGCCTGATCAACGACATCCTCGACCTCAGCAAGGTGGAGGCCGGCCGGCTGGAGTTGCGGCTCACCCCGGTACGGGCCGACACCGCCATCGAGGACCTGCTCACCGCGCTGACCCCGCTCTTCGCCGACAAGCGGCTCACGGTCCGCACCGAACTGGCGCCGGTCACCGCGTACGCCGACCGGCTGCGGTTCCGCCAGATCGTCGAGAACCTGCTGTCCAACGCGGTGAAGTTCACACCCGAGGAGGGCACGATCACGGTGAGCGCGGGACCGGCCGGCGACCGGGTACGGGTGACCGTGGCCGACACCGGGGTCGGCATCGCCACCGCGGACCTGGAACGCGTCTTCGAGGAGTTCCAGCAGGCCGGCGACCCGAACCAGCGGCACTCCGGCACCGGCCTGGGACTGGCCCTGACCCGCCGGCTGGTCGCCGCCCACCACGGTGAGATCCTCCTCACCTCGGAGCCGGGTGTGGGCAGCGAGTTCGCCGTGGTCCTGCCCGGCGCGCCGGTGGCCACCTCCTCGGCCGGCGCCGGCACCGGGCCGTACGTGCTGTTGATCGAGGACGACCCGCAGTCCGCCGAGCTGATGCGCACCCATCTCGGCAACGCCGGCTACCGGGTCGAGGTGGCCGGCACCGGCGAGAGCGGCCTGGCGCTGGCCCGCGAGCACCGGCCGGACGCCGTGGTGCTGGACGTCACCCTGCCCGGCATCGACGGCTGGGAGGTGATCCGCCGGTTCAAGGCGGACGCCCGGCTCAACGCGATCCCGGTGTTCTTCGCCAGCATCCTGGACGAGGCGCCGGCCGGGCTGGCCCTCGGCGCGCACGACTACTTCGTCAAGCCGGTCGACCAGTCGGCCCTGATCAGCGCCCTGGCGAACGCCATCGCGGCCCGCCCGGTGCCGCGCGTGCTGGTGGTCGACCACGACGACACGGTCCGGCAGATGATCGAGGACGGCCTGCGTGCCGGCGGCGCCGACGTGGTCGCCTGCGCGGACGGGCGGGACGGGCTGGCCCGCAGCCGCAGTGAGAACTTCGACCTCATCGTCTGCGACATGCAGTCCCCGGAGGAGGACGGTTTCAGTCTGCTCGCCGCCATCGAACAGGACCCGTCCGGACGGCACACCCCGGTGCTCGGTCTGAGCGCCGCCGCGCTGGCGTCCGGCGACACCACGCCGCTGATCGCCACGGCGATGGCCGGGAACGCGGTCGCCGAGGCGATGACCGGCAACGGCTGGGACGGCCTGCCCCCGCTGGTGCACGCCCCTCCCCCGGCCGCCCGCCGGCCGCCGCAAGGCCACGTCGCGATCAAGCTGCGTGGCGCCGTCCCACCACCCGGCTCCCAACCGTGA
- a CDS encoding response regulator: protein MSAPHRILLVEDEELNRMLVKAVLARAGIAAVRDAELVDAETLAEARNRLATGEFDLILLDLNLPDGNGLTLARELAGQGGPRPRVVAVTASVLPQDQKAALDAGCDGFLDKPYAAADLVATVARHLAS from the coding sequence GTGAGCGCACCCCACCGCATCCTCCTGGTCGAGGACGAAGAACTGAACCGCATGCTGGTCAAAGCGGTCCTCGCCCGAGCCGGCATCGCCGCGGTCCGCGACGCCGAACTGGTCGACGCGGAGACCCTGGCGGAGGCCCGGAACCGTCTCGCCACCGGCGAGTTCGACCTGATCCTGCTGGACCTCAACCTGCCCGACGGCAACGGCCTCACCCTGGCCCGCGAACTCGCCGGCCAGGGCGGCCCCAGACCCCGCGTGGTCGCGGTCACCGCGAGCGTCCTGCCCCAGGACCAGAAGGCCGCCCTCGACGCCGGCTGCGACGGCTTCCTCGACAAGCCCTACGCCGCGGCCGACCTGGTCGCGACGGTCGCCCGCCATCTCGCTTCTTGA
- the truB gene encoding tRNA pseudouridine(55) synthase TruB: protein MNTDGLIVVDKPAGMTSHDVVARIRRLAKTRRVGHGGTLDPMATGVLIIGVNRATRLLTYVIGSEKSYAATIRLGESTVTDDAEGDVTGTAPTSAVTDDAIRAGLAAQTGEIDQVPSAVSAIKINGQRAYKRVREGESVEIPARRITVHRLDVLDIRRPEGRDVIDVDIDVTCSSGTYIRAIARDLGTTLGVGGHLTALRRTAVGGMTLDAAATLTELEERAPDVIGLPLAEAARRSFPQRTATEEETRILRHGGPLAAAGIEGPYAVFDPSGEVLAIVSERAGRARAEIVLSPA, encoded by the coding sequence GTGAACACGGACGGACTGATCGTGGTGGACAAGCCGGCCGGGATGACGTCGCACGACGTCGTCGCCCGGATCCGGCGGCTGGCGAAGACCCGGAGGGTGGGGCACGGGGGCACGCTGGACCCGATGGCGACCGGTGTCCTGATCATCGGGGTGAACCGGGCGACCCGCCTGCTGACGTATGTGATCGGTTCGGAGAAGAGCTACGCCGCGACGATCCGGCTGGGGGAGTCCACCGTCACCGACGACGCCGAGGGCGATGTGACCGGGACGGCTCCCACGTCGGCGGTCACCGACGACGCCATCCGGGCCGGGCTGGCCGCCCAGACCGGCGAGATCGACCAGGTGCCGAGCGCGGTCAGCGCTATCAAGATCAATGGGCAGCGGGCGTACAAGCGGGTCCGCGAGGGCGAGTCGGTGGAGATCCCGGCCCGCCGGATCACCGTCCACCGGCTCGACGTCCTCGACATCCGGCGGCCCGAGGGGCGCGACGTGATCGACGTGGACATCGACGTGACCTGCTCCTCCGGCACCTACATCCGGGCCATCGCCCGCGACCTCGGCACCACCCTCGGCGTCGGCGGGCACCTCACCGCGCTGCGCCGGACCGCCGTCGGCGGCATGACCCTGGACGCCGCCGCCACCCTCACCGAACTCGAGGAACGCGCCCCCGACGTGATCGGCCTCCCGCTCGCCGAGGCGGCCCGCCGGTCCTTCCCGCAGCGCACCGCCACCGAGGAGGAGACCCGCATCCTCCGGCACGGCGGCCCGCTCGCGGCGGCCGGCATCGAGGGGCCCTACGCCGTCTTCGACCCGTCCGGCGAGGTCCTGGCCATCGTCAGCGAGCGGGCGGGCCGCGCCCGGGCCGAGATCGTCCTCTCCCCGGCCTGA
- a CDS encoding DHH family phosphoesterase, with protein sequence MTLPGPTAEQWAAAVAAVRSLGADDEIQLICHVNPDGDALGSMLGFGLGLSRLGYTRVRATFPGEFAVPGPYSALPGSALLVPEAEAWTDPRLVAVFDVASESRLVGLAGRLTAAPVSVVLDHHASNTGFGTVRLVDPMAAATSVVAEQLLARLGVELDAEIAECLYVALATDTGSFKFDMTTVAVHELAARLIATGIRPGEISRRIFDSKPFGAMKLTGEVIGRAVLEPGAAGGRGMVWTYATLADLERHAQQPYVLDTLIDPVRSVAEADVSVVVREVAAGEWSVSLRSKGAVDVSGVAVSQGGGGHRLAAGFTGYGEAAQVVDTVRRLLDEYLN encoded by the coding sequence GTGACCCTGCCCGGTCCTACCGCCGAGCAGTGGGCCGCCGCGGTCGCGGCGGTCCGCTCGCTCGGTGCCGACGACGAGATCCAGCTGATCTGCCACGTGAACCCGGACGGCGACGCGCTCGGCAGCATGCTCGGTTTCGGGCTCGGTCTGAGCCGGCTGGGGTACACCCGGGTGCGGGCCACGTTCCCCGGGGAATTCGCCGTTCCCGGCCCCTATTCCGCCCTGCCGGGTTCGGCCCTGCTGGTGCCGGAGGCGGAGGCCTGGACGGACCCACGGCTGGTGGCGGTCTTCGACGTGGCGAGCGAGTCCCGTCTCGTCGGGCTGGCCGGCCGTCTCACCGCGGCGCCGGTCAGCGTGGTGCTGGACCATCACGCGTCGAACACCGGTTTCGGCACGGTGCGCCTGGTCGACCCGATGGCCGCGGCCACCTCGGTGGTGGCCGAACAGCTACTGGCCCGGCTCGGTGTGGAGCTGGACGCGGAGATCGCCGAGTGCCTCTACGTGGCGCTGGCGACCGACACCGGGTCGTTCAAGTTCGACATGACCACGGTGGCGGTTCATGAGCTGGCCGCGCGGCTGATCGCCACCGGGATCCGGCCGGGGGAGATCTCCCGGCGGATCTTCGACAGCAAGCCCTTCGGGGCCATGAAGCTGACCGGTGAGGTGATCGGCCGGGCCGTGCTGGAGCCGGGCGCGGCCGGTGGGCGGGGCATGGTGTGGACCTATGCCACGCTGGCCGACCTGGAGCGGCACGCGCAGCAGCCGTACGTGCTGGACACCCTGATCGACCCGGTGCGCTCGGTGGCCGAGGCGGACGTGTCGGTGGTGGTTCGGGAGGTCGCGGCCGGCGAGTGGTCGGTGTCGCTGCGCAGCAAGGGCGCGGTCGACGTGAGCGGCGTGGCGGTGTCGCAGGGCGGCGGCGGGCACCGCCTGGCGGCCGGCTTCACCGGGTACGGCGAGGCCGCCCAGGTGGTGGACACCGTGCGTCGGCTTTTGGACGAATACCTGAACTGA
- the rbfA gene encoding 30S ribosome-binding factor RbfA, producing MSDPAKTRRHAERVRELVASLVREIKDPRLGMLTVTDARITGDLREATVFYTVLGDPTEQASTAAALESAKGMLRSRVGHALGLRHSPSLTFVLDNVQTHVKEIDDLLAQAKHQDQEVQRLAAGAKYAGDPDPYKSEEEEIEDDEAERVGAREDHG from the coding sequence ATGTCGGACCCAGCCAAGACACGCCGGCACGCGGAGCGCGTCCGGGAGTTGGTGGCTTCGCTGGTGCGGGAGATCAAGGATCCCCGTCTCGGCATGCTGACGGTCACGGATGCCCGGATCACCGGCGACCTGCGTGAGGCGACGGTCTTCTACACGGTCCTGGGCGATCCGACGGAGCAGGCGTCGACCGCCGCTGCCCTGGAGAGCGCCAAGGGCATGCTGCGCAGCCGGGTCGGTCACGCGCTCGGGCTACGGCACTCGCCGAGCCTGACGTTCGTGCTGGACAACGTGCAGACCCATGTCAAGGAGATCGACGACCTCCTGGCCCAGGCGAAGCACCAGGACCAGGAGGTGCAGCGGCTGGCCGCCGGGGCGAAGTACGCCGGGGACCCGGACCCGTACAAGAGTGAAGAAGAAGAGATCGAGGACGACGAGGCCGAGCGGGTCGGCGCCCGCGAGGATCACGGGTGA
- a CDS encoding TRM11 family SAM-dependent methyltransferase, giving the protein MSRYAMLLAPSANRVYADQASRMSQAELAAFAPVLSPGLDDIGVTVLGGVEYLTFSADLTERDIAYVSNLSSAYALFERVDDGLLRPLALAPLARYDSDLITIPKYAGKTNEQFTKLVLNLTVLASGSAGRMLDGGLTVLDPVCGRGTTLNQALMYGYDAIGVEIDGKDVEAYKLFLQTWLKRKRLKHTAELVQVRRQGRRAARRLEVTMAASKDDHKAGAVQKVTVLNADTTSLDGLLRGNVADVLVADLPYGIAHGSYDDEGGMSRRPLDLLERAVPQWLPLLRPGGAIGLSWNTKVAKRELAEDILLASGLELVEHLPLAHRVDQGIERDVVVARKNPR; this is encoded by the coding sequence ATGTCCCGCTATGCCATGCTGCTCGCACCCTCCGCCAACCGCGTCTACGCCGACCAGGCGTCGCGCATGTCCCAGGCGGAGCTGGCCGCGTTCGCCCCGGTGCTCTCGCCGGGGCTGGACGACATCGGCGTGACGGTGCTGGGTGGGGTGGAGTACCTGACGTTCTCCGCCGATCTCACCGAGCGCGATATCGCGTACGTCTCGAATCTCTCCTCGGCCTACGCCCTCTTCGAGCGGGTGGACGACGGCCTGTTGCGCCCGCTGGCGCTCGCGCCGCTGGCGCGTTATGACAGCGACCTGATCACCATCCCGAAGTACGCGGGGAAGACCAACGAGCAGTTCACCAAGCTGGTGCTGAACCTCACGGTGCTGGCCTCCGGTTCGGCCGGCCGGATGCTGGACGGCGGGCTGACCGTCCTGGACCCGGTCTGCGGCCGTGGCACCACGCTGAACCAGGCGCTGATGTACGGCTACGACGCCATCGGCGTGGAGATCGACGGCAAGGACGTCGAGGCCTACAAGCTGTTCCTGCAGACCTGGCTGAAGCGCAAGCGGCTCAAGCACACCGCCGAGCTGGTGCAGGTGCGCCGGCAGGGCCGCCGGGCCGCGCGCCGCCTGGAGGTGACCATGGCCGCCAGTAAGGACGATCACAAGGCCGGCGCTGTGCAGAAGGTCACCGTGCTGAACGCCGACACCACGTCGCTGGACGGGCTGCTCCGCGGCAACGTGGCGGACGTCCTGGTGGCCGATCTGCCGTACGGGATCGCGCACGGCAGCTACGACGACGAGGGCGGCATGTCCCGGCGCCCGCTGGACCTGCTGGAGCGGGCCGTGCCGCAGTGGCTGCCGCTGCTGCGCCCGGGTGGCGCGATCGGCCTGTCCTGGAACACCAAGGTGGCCAAGCGGGAGCTGGCCGAGGACATCCTGCTGGCGAGCGGGCTGGAGCTGGTCGAGCACCTGCCGCTGGCGCACCGGGTGGACCAGGGCATCGAGCGGGACGTGGTGGTGGCGCGGAAAAACCCGCGCTGA